The proteins below are encoded in one region of Lactuca sativa cultivar Salinas chromosome 3, Lsat_Salinas_v11, whole genome shotgun sequence:
- the LOC111889177 gene encoding uncharacterized protein LOC111889177, which produces MTGDGSTPNTTSHKVFGISNIKSLVPLILDLERANYDDLRQLFMNHCEAYNAIEHIEETYDEPNHPPTEPIWKKVGAIIVKGCVYSTLSQNLLNIVLKNQTNARKLWLMLDRLFRANKDTRAIQLDSEIRSINMGDMSVITYCNKIKTTVDKLNNLNPKINYQKNLVIYTINGLASRFNSVGLMIRHRQPFPTFDETHSILTS; this is translated from the coding sequence ATGACAGGTGACGGCTCCACACCAAACACTACATCTCACAAAGTTTTCGGCATATCCAATATCAAATCTCTAGTCCCACTTATCCTAGATCTTGAAAGAGCCAATTATGATGATTTGAGGCAACTGTTCATGAACCACTGTGAAGCTTACAATGCTATTGAACACATCGAAGAAACCTATGATGAGCCAAACCACCCACCAACCGAACCCATCTGGAAGAAAGTAGGTGCTATTATTGTGAAGGGATGTGTATACTCTACGTTATCTCAGAACCTTCTAAACATTGTGCTTAAGAATCAGACGAATGCTAGGAAATTATGGCTTATGTTAGATCGACTCTTTCGTGCTAATAAGGACACTCGTGCAATCCAGTTGGACTCCGAGATTCGAAGCATCAACATGGGAGACATGAGCGTGATTACATATTGtaacaagatcaaaacaacaGTTGATAAGTTGAATAACCTCAACCcgaaaataaattaccaaaaaaatcTCGTTATATACACAATCAATGGCCTTGCATCACGTTTTAACAGTGTCGGCCTCATGATTCGCCACCGCCAACCTTTTCCTACATTTGATGAAACTCATTCAATCCTCACATCATAA